The proteins below are encoded in one region of Juglans microcarpa x Juglans regia isolate MS1-56 chromosome 4D, Jm3101_v1.0, whole genome shotgun sequence:
- the LOC121259480 gene encoding F-box protein FBW2 encodes MEEGSNYRRWDELIPDALGLIFSNLCLQETLTVIPRVCKSWRKVVVGPYCWQEIDIEEWSNRCQSDHLDQMLQMLITRSCGSLRKLCVSGLHSDMIFTFIAENAGSLQTLRLPRSEMSDPIVEKIAGKLSMITFLDVSYCGKIGARALEAIGNNCKLLVGLCRNLHPLDTAGKPMQDDEAYAIASTMPKLKHLEMAYHLISTRSVLEILSRCPELEFLDLRGCWDVKLDDKFLKEKLPKLKVLGPLVVDYYERNEWDDCSDSSDTFEYLAWEFVAGDMGDFDEDDDDDDDSSYYGMWDDEGRLEELELRFYEGIDYAGLYGWPPSP; translated from the exons ATGGAAGAGGGAAGTAATTATCGGCGCTGGGACGAATTAATACCTGATGCACTGGGGCTAATCTTCAGCAATCTGTGTCTCCAGGAGACACTGACAGTGATTCCCAGGGTTTGCAAATCATGGCGCAAGGTAGTGGTAGGACCTTATTGCTGGCAGGAGATAGACATTGAGGAATGGAGCAACCGATGCCAGTCGGACCATCTTGATCAGATGCTTCAGATGCTAATCACTAGAAGCTGTGGATCTCTACGAAAGCTGTGTGTGTCTGGTCTCCACAGTGATATGATTTTCACTTTCATTGCAGAGAA TGCTGGCTCCCTTCAGACATTGCGGCTGCCTAGAAGCGAAATGAGCGATCCAATTGTGGAAAAGATTGCTGGTAAGCTCTCTATGATCACATTCTTGGATGTGAGCTACTGTGGTAAAATTGGTGCTCGAGCATTGGAGGCCATCGGAAATAACTGCAAATTGCTTGTGGGGCTGTGTCGCAACTTGCACCCATTAGATACTGCTGGCAAGCCCATGCAGGATGATGAGGCATACGCCATTGCATCCACAATGCCTAAGCTCAAGCATCTTGAGATGGCTTACCATCTTATCAGCACTCGAAGCGTTCTTGAGATACTATCAAGATGTCCTGAGCTTGAATTTTTGGATTTGAGAGGGTGTTGGGATGTGAAACTTGATGACAAGTTCCTCAAGGAGAAGTTGCCAAAATTGAAGGTTTTGGGTCCCCTAGTCGTCGACTATTACGAAAGGAACGAATGGGATGATTGCTCTGATTCCTCTGATACTTTCGAGTATTTAGCCTGGGAATTTGTTGCTGGTGACATGGGGGATTTTgacgaagatgatgatgatgatgatgacagtAGTTACTATGGGATGTGGGATGATGAGGGAAGGTTGGAGGAGCTTGAGCTGAGGTTTTATGAAGGAATCGATTATGCAGGGCTTTATGGTTGGCCTCCATCTCCATAA
- the LOC121259479 gene encoding phospho-2-dehydro-3-deoxyheptonate aldolase 1, chloroplastic-like, translating into MALTSSSSAIPSKYFIQTQSSLLFSPKPHQPSIPVKPRSLPSISAVHAAEPAKNPIVSDKPPKQQIAPTPAPSPTTTRNAVPGTWSVDSWKTKKALQLPEYPDQQELESVLRTLDAFPPIVFAGEARSLEERLAEAAMGNAFLLQGGDCAESFKEFNANNIRDTFRILLQMGAVLMFGGQMPVVKVGRMAGQFAKPRSDPFEEKNGVKLPSYRGDNVNGDAFNEKSRIPDPQRLIRAYCQSAATLNLLRAFATGGYAAMQRVTQWNLDFTEHSEQGDRYRELANRVDEALGFMSAAGLTVDHPIMTTTEFWTSHECLLLPYEQSLTRMDSTSGLYYDCSAHFLWAGERTRQLDGAHVEFLRGIANPLGIKVSDKMDPNELVRLIEILNPQNKPGRITIITRMGAENMRVKLPHLIRAVRRAGQVVTWVSDPMHGNTIKAPCGLKTRPFDSIRAEVRAFFDVHEQEGSHPGGVHLEMTGQNVTECIGGSRTVTFDDLSSRYHTHCDPRLNASQSLELAFIIAERLRKRRIRSQQSVESFGI; encoded by the exons ATGGCTCTCACAAGCAGCAGCTCCGCGATTCCctccaaatattttattcaaactcAATCTTCTCTCCTGTTCTCCCCCAAACCCCACCAACCATCCATCCCCGTCAAGCCCAGATCACTCCCTTCTATCTCGGCTGTCCATGCTGCCGAACCCGCCAAGAACCCCATCGTCTCCGATAAGCCGCCGAAGCAGCAAATAGCACCAACCCCAGCGCCGTCACCGACAACGACCCGCAATGCGGTTCCTGGGACGTGGAGCGTGGACAGCTGGAAGACTAAGAAGGCTCTCCAGCTGCCCGAGTACCCGGATCAGCAGGAGCTCGAGTCGGTGCTTCGGACCCTCGATGCGTTCCCTCCGATCGTGTTCGCTGGAGAGGCGAGGAGCCTTGAGGAACGGCTCGCCGAGGCCGCCATGGGCAACGCTTTTCTTCTTCAAGGCGGGGATTGCGCCGAGAGCTTCAAGGAATTCAATGCCAATAACATCCGTGACACGTTCAGAATCCTCCTCCAAATGGGTGCTGTTTTAATGTTCGGAGGTCAAATGCCCGTTGTCAAG GTGGGGAGAATGGCGGGTCAGTTTGCGAAGCCGAGATCAGACCCGTTTGAGGAGAAGAACGGTGTGAAGTTGCCTAGCTATAGGGGAGACAATGTGAACGGAGATGCTTTCAACGAGAAATCGAGGATTCCGGATCCTCAGAGATTGATTAGGGCCTACTGTCAATCTGCAGCCACTCTGAATCTTCTGAGGGCCTTCGCTACCGGAGGTTATGCTGCCATGCAAAGGGTCACCCAGTGGAATTTGGATTTCACGGAGCACAGCGAGCAGGGAGATAG GTACCGGGAACTAGCCAATCGGGTTGATGAGGCCCTTGGATTCATGTCTGCAGCTGGGCTCACTGTTGACCATCCTATTATGACAACAACTGAGTTTTGGACATCCCATGAGTGCTTGCTCTTGCCATATGAGCAGTCGCTTACTAGGATGGATTCAACTTCAGGCCTTTACTATGACTGCTCTGCCCATTTTCTTTGGGCTGGGGAACGTACCAGGCAGCTGGATGGTGCCCATGTCGAGTTTCTAAGAGGGATTGCTAATCCCCTTGGCATTAAG GTCAGTGATAAGATGGATCCAAATGAGCTTGTCAGGCTCATTGAAATTTTGAACCCTCAGAACAAACCTGGGAGGATAACAATAATCACAAGAATGGGAGCTGAAAATATGAGAGTGAAACTTCCCCATCTAATTAGGGCAGTCCGCAGAGCAGGTCAAGTTGTTACATGGGTTAGTGATCCTATGCATGGAAACACAATAAAGGCTCCTTGCGGTCTCAAAACTCGCCCCTTCGATTCCATCAGG GCTGAAGTGAGAGCATTCTTTGACGTGCATGAGCAAGAAGGAAGCCACCCAGGAGGAGTTCATCTAGAGATGACGGGCCAGAACGTGACAGAGTGCATTGGTGGGTCTCGAACTGTGACATTCGATGACCTAAGTTCGCGGTACCACACCCACTGTGATCCTAGGCTCAATGCATCACAATCTCTTGAGCTTGCTTTCATCATCGCCGAGCGCCTGAGAAAGAGGAGGATCAGATCTCAGCAATCTGTTGAGTCCTTTGGGATCTAG
- the LOC121259478 gene encoding F-box protein At1g78280, whose protein sequence is MDNSQAQAFGPRDRRLDALGDLRVLPDETICAILEYLTPRDIARLACVSSVMYILCNEEPLWMILCLKRPNGSLQYRGSWKKTALHLESLPNECEEPCRKPLHFDGFNSLFLYRRLYRSHTSLYGFSFDNGTVERKKDLSIEDFYHQYDGKKPVLLTGLADSWPARRTWTTDQFLLSYGDTAFRISQKSSQKISIKFKDYVSYMKLQHDEDPIYIFDDKFGEVAPGLLKDYSVPHLFQEDFFDVLDRDQRPPFRWLIVGPERSGASWHIDPALTSAWNTLLCGRKRWALYPPGRVPLGVTVHVNEEDGDVNVETPSSLQWWLDIYPLLADEDKPFECTQLPGETIFVPSGWWHCVLNLETTIAVTQNFVNSTNFEFACLDMAPGYRHKGVCRAGLLALDEGSFEDADENICYNDDDFSCSDLTRKEKRVRVLKPGDDPSKERTTNGASKRYNLWKQGFSYDINFLSMFLDKDRDHYNSPWSSGNCMGQREMREWLSKLWVGNPGKRELIWKGACLALNADKWLECLAEICTFHNLPSPADDERLPVGTGSNPVYLIGDSVVKIFVEGGLEASMYGLGTELEFYNLVRKVNSHLKKHIPDVLASGILYLENGSYTVVPWDGKGVPDVIAKSNLIPEKCELDGYAFGLWSKQQFEYRKAATSIHESFSSAGCMMIWPYIITKRCKGKIFAQLRERLSWEDTLSLASFLGEQLRQLHLLPLPPFNCLIFSDIGKDLELTYTNSCMEVVPSKSNAPAEWEIFVRTLIRKKKDVTSRLSKWGDPIPNTLIEKVDEYILDDFSKLLDINEGKNGVNKVGNPCSWIHSDIMDDNIHMESRSVPLCSGESAKDAGGVDDGSKNGYDDGPMGDSWSPSHILDFSDLSLGDPILDLIPIYLDIFRGDQSLLKQFLKSYKLPFRRMPLHESVEGGDKLGRLSYLVMCYCILHEENILGAIFGLWKELRTAKSWEEVELAVWGELNTYDGFP, encoded by the exons ATGGACAATTCTCAGGCCCAGGCTTTCGGGCCCAGAGATCGCAGACTAGACGCCCTCGGAGACCTTCGGGTCCTTCCTGATGAAACCATCTGCGCTATATTGGAATACCTTACTCCTCGAGATATCGCTCGCCTCGCTTGCGTCAGCAG TGTGATGTACATATTATGTAATGAAGAACCACTGTGGATGATTCTATGCCTTAAAAGACCAAATGGTTCGCTCCAGTACAGAGGCTCATGGAAGAAAACAGCTCTGCATTT GGAGAGTCTGCCCAATGAATGTGAAGAACCTTGCAGAAAACCACTACATTTTGATG GATTCAACTCTTTGTTCTTGTACAGAAGATTATACCGGAGCCATACTTCATTGTATGGGTTTTCTTTTGACAATGGTACTGTGGAAAGAAAGAAGGATCTCTCTATAGAAGATTTTTATCACCAGTATGATGGGAAAAAACCG GTTTTGCTCACTGGACTGGCAGATTCTTGGCCTGCGAGGCGTACATGGACAACTGACCAGTTTTTACTGAGCTATGGAGATACAGCATTCAGGATTTCTCAGAAGAGTTCACAGAAAATCTCGATAAAATTCAAAGATTATGTCTCATACATGAAACTTCAGCACGATGAGGAtcccatatatatttttgatgACAAG TTTGGGGAAGTTGCACCTGGTTTGTTGAAGGACTACAGTGTCCCACATCTATTTCAGGAAGACTTTTTTGATGTCTTAGATAGAGATCAACGACCTCCATTTAGATGGCTTATTGTTGGGCCAGAGAGGTCTGGTGCCTCTTGGCATATTGATCCAGCTCTTACCAGTGCCTGGAATACCCTTTTGTGTGGTCGTAAACG GTGGGCATTGTATCCACCAGGAAGAGTACCCTTGGGAGTAACAGTGCACGTAAATGAAGAAGATGGTGATGTCAATGTCGAGACTCCATCGTCACTGCAG TGGTGGCTTGATATTTATCCACTACTTGCTGATGAAGACAAGCCATTTGAGTGTACCCAATTACCGGGGGAGACAATTTTTGTTCCAAGTGGATGGTGGCATTGTGTCCTGAATCTGGAAACCACCATTGCTGTCACACAGAATTTTGTGAACTCCACAAACTTTGAATTTGCTTGTTTGGATATGGCCCCTGGTTATCGCCATAAAGGAGTTTGCCGTGCTGGATTGCTTGCTCTTGATGAAGGCAGTTTCGAGGATGCAGATGAGAACATATGCTACAATGATGATGATTTCAGTTGCTCCGACCTGACTAGGAAAGAAAAGAGGGTCAGAGTTCTGAAACCTGGAGATGATCCTAGTAAAGAAAGAACTACCAATGGTGCCTCTAAAAGATATAATTTGTGGAAACAAGGTTTTTCCTATGATATAAATTTCTTATCCATGTTTTTGGATAAAGATAGAGACCACTACAATTCTCCTTGGAGCTCAGGCAATTGCATGGGACAACGAGAAATGAGAGAATGGTTATCCAAGCTTTGGGTTGGAAATCCAGGAAAGAGAGAACTTATATGGAAG GGAGCATGTCTTGCACTAAATGCAGACAAATGGTTAGAATGCCTAGCAGAAATTTGCACCTTCCACAATTTACCTTCTCCTGCAGATGATGAGAGGCTTCCTGTTGGCACGGGTAGCAATCCT GTTTATCTCATAGGAGACTCTGTAGTCAAAATTTTTGTTGAAGGAGGGCTGGAAGCTTCAATGTATGGTTTAGGCACCGAG CTTGAGTTTTACAATCTAGTACGTAAAGTCAACTCCCATCTGAAGAAGCACATTCCTGATGTTCTGGCTAGTGGGATTCTTTACCTTGAAAATGGGTCTTATACAGTTGTTCCTTGGGATGGCAAAGGAGTTCCAGATGTGATTGCTAAGAGCAATCTTATTCCAGAAAAATGTGAATTAGATGGATATGCTTTTGGTTTATGGAGCAAGCAACAATTTGAATATAGAAAAGCGGCAACTTCAATTCATGAATCATTTAGTTCAGCAGGATGCATGATGATATGGCCATATATTATTACAAAACGATGCAAAGGAAAGATTTTTGCTCAATT gagagagagattgtCATGGGAGGATACACTAAGCTTAGCTTCTTTTCTGGGAGAGCAGCTCCGTCAGCTTCATCTCTTGCCCCTTCCACcttttaattgtttaattttttcagataTTGGAAAGGACTTGGAATTGACCTATACTAACAGCTGTATGGAGGTTGTGCCTAGTAAGTCAAATGCTCCAGCAGAATGGGAAATTTTTGTCAGAACTTTAATCAGGAAGAAGAAGGATGTAACAAGCCGCTTGTCTAAATG GGGAGATCCGATTCCGAACACACTGATAGAGAAAGTTGATGAATACATCCTGGATGATTTTTCCAAGTTGCTTGATATAAATGAG GGCAAAAATGGTGTAAATAAAGTTGGTAACCCTTGCTCTTGGATACATTCGGATATTATGGATGATAATATTCACATGGAGTCGAGGTCAGTTCCTTTATGCTCGGGTGAAAGTGCGAAAGATGCTGGCGGGGTGGATGATGGCTCTAAGAATGGCTATGATGATGGTCCAATGGGAGACTCATGGAGTCCTAGCCACATCCTTGATTTCAGTGATCTTTCTTTAG GTGATCCCATTTTGGACTTGATCCccatatatttagatatatttagagGTGATCAGAGTCTCCTTAaacaatttttgaaaagctacaAACTTCCTTTCAGAAGAATGCCACTGCATGAATCGGTGGAGGGTGGTGATAAACTCGGACGACTATCATACCTTGTCAT GTGCTATTGTATTTTGCATGAAGAGAATATTTTGGGAGCTATCTTTGGTTTATGGAAGGAACTCAGAACTGCCAAGTCATGGGAAGAAGTTGAGCTGGCAGTA